In the Populus trichocarpa isolate Nisqually-1 chromosome 1, P.trichocarpa_v4.1, whole genome shotgun sequence genome, TACCTCTCTTGGGCTGGCCCTATTTTCAGGATTGCAATCTGGACTAATCCCGATCCCTTGCAGTCCCATTTGACTGGCAGGGAAAGCACAAATGCGAACCTGAACAGTAACACGTAGAGTAATTTTTGAAATCCGTAAGGGTGCAGGATATATGGAGCTACTAACCCCAATAAAGACCCATGCATGATGCCATGATGTAGAAAAAATAACCGCAGAGTAATTCATAAATTGTTAAACGGATCTGATATCAACTGCCTAATTCATCCATTTTTGAACAACGAGTCCTGGAACCCTTGAGGCAAAAAGCCTATTTAAGATAGGATGGGGCAAACTCTTGAGCCTATATAGCAATAGATAGAATAGAATGGCAATCAAAAGCCACATTCAAGTCAAGGATGACCAGGCCACCTGAATTATGTGAGGTGAAGGGCATAAAGGATGGTGGGCAACCTCTTGATATCAAACTGTTTAAGCTGGGTCCAGAGCAAAATGCTGAATTTGGCATGCATAAAACTATTCTAGCTCATTTTACGTACGaagagtaaaaaacaaaatatatatcgcTCTCAGCTCATCATAACAAGTACCCATCAACAATAGCTGCACTTTCACTTACAAAAACCTTGTGTACTGGCGAAGGGATCAATCATCCAAACTTCCTTAACTCACTTACAACACACAAAAAGTAAGCAAGGACTGTATGCAACAAACAACAAGTTAAAAAGTTTTGACAGGTTTTCCCACATACCGTCTGAGCAGCAGATGTTGGTGGCATAAACAATGTCAAACCACCATCAATGCAAAGTCGATTCCGGAACATTGTTGCGGGCCTTGGTGCAAGATACCTGCACTGAATTTCACTTTAGTTCAACGTCAATAAATGAACTCACATAACAAGTATTGTTCTCAAAATAGCTCGTTAATTATTCACCCTGGAATGAAGGAAGAAGTGACAACTGCATTAATGAGATCTTCCTTGGAGTCAAACTGATCCACTAGCAAACCCCTGGGCCTCCACAGAATCTGAGTAACAGCGACTGTAGTAGAAGAGCATAAACAATGTAGTTTATGTTAatatccaaaagaaaaacagtgCATATGGGAATTTAAGGCCAGGCATGATTGGCATTTAACAAGTATGGAAAAGTAAAATAGACGGTAGACATCCACTAGGAGGTTCCTTGAATCCAATCCATGTAGAAAAAGAGGAATCAATCTCAAACATGATCTAATGCAACTCAAAACACAAATGTGCGTGCTTATGCAGGAAAcaaaattgcaattaaattttaatcaaataactCATACTAATAAGAAAATCATACTTGATACATATTACAAATAGAAACTTCCTAAACAATAACGCATTGCacaatcaacaaaattaaaaataatttggaaatGTCAATTCCACTTGTATTGTCTTAACAACAATCACAAGGAAAGCTAAAATGTTAAAGGTAAAATAACCCATAGCATTAAACAAGACTGCCCCCTCAAACCCATCATGGAACCACCACATCTTCCATCAAAGCACCAAACATTCAAAACAAGTACCACTCCACTATCACTCCAGCTCAGTTCTCCCCATGCACGTCTTGGCATTTTCACATGCCACAAAGTTTAGCTATTTCCTGATCCTCCTTCCTCAGATCTTTCAATCTCTACCCCATTAGGTGCAACACTACCTCCCATATAATAATTCATAAGAATAAAACCTGCATCTACAAGCTGTAAAGCTTGGGTTTGACTTAATGGTCATCTCCATGGATGGGTAATACACCTACATAATAGGAgtagactaaaaaaataattaaaaggaaaaacaagtgCCTTAGGCTGTGTAAGTTCTCTCCACGTCTTATTCTACAACTCTCCAAAAACTAAACTTGTAGTAGTCTCCTTTGCTTCATCTTCAATGTATTGCACCTGTCATTACCCGAAAATCAGGCATGTGACCAGCACGAGGATCGAAGCTAACCTCAACCCAGGCATTGGAATGGACAGAACTTAGAACATACAACACACGTAACAGCATTGATTTATCACTATTCATAACTTCATTCTAAAAGAGAGGCAAGGCCACAGACCTGGAAACAGGATTATCTAAATCTCAGCTGAGAATGGTGGCCTACTGCATGAAATTATCAGCATGCAACCTCTTTAGAATAGCAAGCacataaaaatctataatataTAACATTTCTGATGGCATAGGATTTAAATCTCTAGATgattttctataatatattatatatctatAATACATGCATACATATATAGATATAGATATAGATATATCTGGATGATTCCATTCATGGTGTCTTTTTGCCTGGGGAATTGCAACAATCCTTTACACCATTCTTAAGCAACTAGACATATATGCACATGTAAAGAAACATTTTCTACTAGAAAGAATTTCCTAACTCAAAGTACAACTAAGAAACAGAAGGGTGGAGGAAAGAAGATTGTTCTCACCTCGAACCCTCCCATTGGACCTAATGTGAACATCATCTGGCAGAAACTTTTCAAGAACATCCCGCAGAACAGCCTAAGGAAAAGAAAGTACAATTAATGGCTATTTTGCATAGCATGacaaattttagcaaaaacataCAATAAATTCTAGCTTGTTTAATATTTTGCACAAGGTTTGCAGTTCACAGAGCCAACATAAAGTTACATTATGGCTAAAATCTAAGACTAAACCCAAAACATGTTTACTCTTTCTACAGTATAAACCTTCCCAAAAAGCTACCTCCATAAGAAACTTGCCcttaatgatattttacattgcatgacaatttttttcaaagtagcAAGAAAAAAGCATGCTGTTAATTGTAAGTTTAAAATAAGCATCTCGCTTAGTCTAAGCTATGCAAAATGACCACTACTTTCTGCAAATGATAATATGAGCTAATAACTAGCGATCATTAAGACTGAAAAACTGAACAGCAAGCAAAGCAGCAAAAGAACATAACTTTATTTGCAAGCATGGTATTTCATGGCCCGCAGAGATTCttcatacattttttaaaacttgttgCTTGAGTTAATATCTCTTATTTGTAGGCCTTCCATTTTCTGGACATTTCCTCCCATTTGTTTCATCTCATAAAAAATCTACCCCGTACTGCATCATGCCAAATTTATGGCATGCATTGCATTGATACACTGCCCTCAACGTAAGCATGTGATGAAGGTCAAAACATCAGAACGATTGACTCATATATTGTCACATGCACTTATAGCCAAATGGCATTAAAAGCACAAGTTACTGACAGTGAACATTCTTTAGAATGAAAGGCAGACACTACAAATCTTAAAGATTAACCACAATttgattcaaaaattaaattttggtaTGTCAATAAAAATTGGATGGCAAGCTCTGCTAACCCTAATAAAGTAATGGAGTAGAAACATACCCCAAGCCGAAAAGCAGTCCCTTTTAGCCGACAATCTTCAGCCAATACTTTGGTAGCTGTTAAAGCCTCATGCATACTGGCCCCAGAGGCAATCACAGCACATACAATAGCGCCAGCGGAGGAACCAGCTAATGGTGTGGTTTCCTGTTTGGAACattaagaaaatacaaaaacaaaaaacagaggcTTAAGCTAAAGATTAGAACTATTGATCTCCAGTTTGGCTAAACAACCTAAATACAACgtcaaagaaaaatcatatccaAGGATATAAAGAGAAGTGGATTCTTTTCCGCTTTCTATTTCTACTTTATTTCTTGGATTATGCACAAGTTTCAAATACGACAACATCTTGAGCGAATTTGATCATGTCAATACAATACATGGATTAATTACATCTAATTTTCTTAGGGAATAAAACGAGAATAAAGCAAATAGAACTGTCCAAATTGACGAATTTCCGCAACTGGAACATTCAAAAGTTATATACAGAAAACTCAAAATTGggtaaacaatataaataaaagaaaactagaaCCCAGTCAATGTCACAAACATTTCCAATtccagagaagaaaaaaaaaagaaaactaaacgAAAATGGACAATAATCAAAACCAAGtgagaaaattcaaaatatgatGCGCATAGTACTTGATTAAACAAGAAAGAAccagaattgaaaaggaaagagagaaatggACCTACCTTGATATAACCCTTTTCAATAAGCAAGTGAGCAACTCCAAGATGATAAGGAAACAACAAGCCAGCAGCAGAGAAACTAAAGCCAGGACTTGTAACCACAGGTCGATCTTTCTCCGCTTCAATATCTTTAACTCTTTGTTCCCATATAACCTCAGGCTCAACCTCATCCTTCATTACAGCCCCAATCCTCTCCTCGTGATCAACATTCCCattatagttaattttattagtgCTTCTCAAAACCCTCGACGCAATTCCCAAGAAAAGTTCGCCAGTGGCAACAGCAAACGACT is a window encoding:
- the LOC7473013 gene encoding uncharacterized protein LOC7473013 isoform X2, with protein sequence MLFKKKKPKGPKFSPPSSSMAPPSLSTLLPHTRHSFLPLTNPNITHRYMLSLQPSHSLSFAARFSSDKQNDSITENRITYPPAQPPAPPQPEKKSFAVATGELFLGIASRVLRSTNKINYNGNVDHEERIGAVMKDEVEPEVIWEQRVKDIEAEKDRPVVTSPGFSFSAAGLLFPYHLGVAHLLIEKGYIKETTPLAGSSAGAIVCAVIASGASMHEALTATKVLAEDCRLKGTAFRLGAVLRDVLEKFLPDDVHIRSNGRVRVAVTQILWRPRGLLVDQFDSKEDLINAVVTSSFIPGYLAPRPATMFRNRLCIDGGLTLFMPPTSAAQTVRICAFPASQMGLQGIGISPDCNPENRASPRELFKWALEPAEDHVLDRLFELGYLDAAVWAEENPVQNVVQDDCPLVENGSSTSP
- the LOC7473013 gene encoding uncharacterized protein LOC7473013 isoform X1, coding for MLFKKKKPKGPKFSPPSSSMAPPSLSTLLPHTRHSFLPLTNPNITHRYMLSLQPSHSLSFAARFSSDKQNDSITENRITYPPAQPPAPPQPEKKSFAVATGELFLGIASRVLRSTNKINYNGNVDHEERIGAVMKDEVEPEVIWEQRVKDIEAEKDRPVVTSPGFSFSAAGLLFPYHLGVAHLLIEKGYIKETTPLAGSSAGAIVCAVIASGASMHEALTATKVLAEDCRLKGTAFRLGAVLRDVLEKFLPDDVHIRSNGRVRVAVTQILWRPRGLLVDQFDSKEDLINAVVTSSFIPGEIQCRYLAPRPATMFRNRLCIDGGLTLFMPPTSAAQTVRICAFPASQMGLQGIGISPDCNPENRASPRELFKWALEPAEDHVLDRLFELGYLDAAVWAEENPVQNVVQDDCPLVENGSSTSP